The following proteins are encoded in a genomic region of [Eubacterium] hominis:
- a CDS encoding DUF2620 domain-containing protein codes for MMKIVVGGQINKQEIHDFINDYFKGNVELAIKNDLDAVNLIKMGKYDYYVGACNTGGGGALAMAIALLGKDKCQTISMPGKISSDNEIQAAVASGKIAFGFTAQHATQVLPVLLKALAEKEEA; via the coding sequence ATGATGAAAATAGTAGTTGGAGGACAAATTAACAAACAGGAAATTCACGATTTTATCAATGATTATTTCAAGGGAAACGTAGAGCTTGCGATTAAAAATGATTTAGATGCAGTAAATCTAATCAAAATGGGGAAATACGATTATTATGTAGGTGCTTGTAACACTGGTGGTGGAGGAGCGCTTGCCATGGCAATCGCACTACTAGGAAAAGATAAATGTCAGACCATCAGTATGCCAGGAAAAATCAGCAGTGATAATGAAATTCAGGCAGCGGTTGCTTCAGGTAAAATTGCTTTTGGATTTACAGCACAGCATGCTACACAGGTATTACCTGTTTTATTGAAAGCGTTGGCTGAAAAAGAGGAGGCTTAA
- a CDS encoding PRD domain-containing protein: protein MLKERMDILQQASVISQEVSDYVKQVIDLLEPSFSEKESGMEMFTTHLAMATQRIINQDEVEQLDEAIWNDVLKSPCYDLAEQTFITIEEMAPCKFPEGEKRFLMMHLCNLHQ from the coding sequence ATGCTAAAGGAAAGAATGGACATTTTACAACAGGCTTCTGTCATATCACAAGAAGTAAGCGATTATGTAAAACAGGTAATTGATCTTTTGGAACCTTCATTTTCAGAAAAAGAAAGTGGAATGGAAATGTTTACTACTCATCTTGCTATGGCTACACAAAGGATTATAAATCAAGATGAAGTTGAGCAATTGGATGAAGCTATATGGAATGATGTTTTAAAATCTCCATGTTATGACTTAGCCGAGCAAACATTCATAACGATTGAAGAAATGGCACCATGTAAATTTCCAGAGGGAGAAAAAAGATTCTTAATGATGCATTTATGCAATCTTCATCAATAA
- a CDS encoding GntR family transcriptional regulator, with amino-acid sequence MKYKEMLYSKNGLSTMALAKLFLGLKEGEKIPTVTELNDKIDLARGTIQNSIKMLQSQGAIRLESRGHLGTFLKHKDMRILLEFAGITSIVGVMPLPYSKRYEGFATGIIVAMENQYGMPVSMAYMRGAQNRISMLLSDRYDFAIISKFAALEMQKKKMDIQIVKSFGEYSYLSHHITVFHDASKKAIEDGMRVGIDKDSIDQSQLTMRICEGKKVTFVPLAYNQILEKTLNGEVDAAIWNEDEVTDKLVSINYQPVQLNDTADTEAVLVVDSNKKEMAMLLNDMIDIKTVLSNQKLVLDGKITPSY; translated from the coding sequence ATGAAATATAAAGAAATGTTATATAGTAAAAATGGATTATCCACAATGGCACTTGCGAAACTGTTTTTAGGTTTAAAAGAAGGGGAAAAAATACCTACAGTTACTGAGTTGAATGATAAAATTGATCTTGCAAGAGGTACCATTCAAAATTCCATTAAAATGCTACAAAGTCAAGGTGCTATCCGCTTGGAGTCAAGAGGTCATTTAGGTACTTTTTTAAAACATAAAGATATGCGAATACTTTTAGAATTTGCGGGAATCACATCCATTGTTGGCGTTATGCCACTGCCATATTCAAAACGTTATGAAGGCTTTGCGACGGGCATTATTGTAGCGATGGAAAATCAATATGGAATGCCGGTATCCATGGCTTATATGCGAGGAGCTCAAAATAGAATCAGTATGTTGTTATCTGATCGTTATGATTTCGCAATAATTTCTAAATTTGCGGCTTTGGAAATGCAAAAGAAAAAAATGGATATTCAGATTGTGAAATCATTTGGTGAATATTCTTATCTTTCTCATCATATTACAGTTTTTCATGATGCTTCTAAAAAAGCAATTGAAGATGGGATGCGTGTGGGCATTGATAAGGATTCAATTGACCAATCGCAATTAACAATGCGTATTTGTGAAGGAAAAAAAGTTACTTTTGTGCCTTTAGCATATAATCAGATATTGGAAAAAACTTTAAATGGAGAAGTGGATGCTGCGATATGGAATGAGGATGAGGTAACGGATAAACTGGTATCTATCAATTATCAGCCTGTTCAATTAAATGATACTGCAGATACTGAAGCTGTATTGGTTGTGGATAGTAATAAGAAAGAAATGGCAATGTTATTGAATGATATGATTGATATAAAGACAGTCTTATCTAATCAAAAATTGGTACTTGATGGGAAGATTACACCGAGTTATTAA